The window GGGTCATTTCGATCACCTCTTCACAGAGGAAGTGGACGACATCGCGCAGCTTATCCATGAGGCCCTTGCCTCGGATGATGTTGCACGGATCCTGAATGGTGACCGGCTTTTCAAACTTGTGGGTGATCTTGAGCTTACCTTGCTGGATGAGCTCCCAGTAGAATTCCACAGCGTGGATGACGGGAACGGGCCAGTCCTTGTAGCCAAGCCAGCGGTTACCCATGTCGTAGACGGAGCGGAATGCGTGACCACACTCGCCCATGACGATGCGCTTGACGCGCAGCTTCTGAGCAGATTCAAAGTGTGCCCGCTTCAGGCGCCCCATGTTCTCATAGTCACCGATGAACATGCACATGTCGGAGTTATCCCAACCAGCGTGTGACGGCATGGTGTAGTCCACTCCCGCATGGTGCATGATGGCGGCAGCCTGATAGATGAGCTGGGTGCGGAACTTGGGCTCGGGTGCGATAACCGAGTAGTAGACGTCCGCGCCTTCCTTATCGAGCGGGATGCGCAGGCCCGGGAACTCGTCGCGGGCTTCGTCTTCCTGCCACTGCAGGGAGTCGATCCACTCGTCGTCCTTGACCCACATCTGATTCATGGTGGAAGCATGAGAGTGGGAGGTGTCGCGGATGTACTGCGGAACAACGTCCAGCAGGTAGCAGATGCGACGGACCATGGACATGATGTAACCGGTGTCCACGCCGATGGGGCAGTAGTGGGCGCAACGCTTGCACAGGTTGCACTCGGTGAAGGCCATCTGCGCCATCTCGTAGATGCGCTGGGGCTCCACCTTGCCCTTCTTGTCCATGAGCTCATACATGGTCTCCGTGGCCTTGTTGACCGGGGAGTAGCTCGGATCGTTGTCGTGAGACAGGTAGAAGTGACATGCCTGTGAGCACAGGCCACAACGCATGCACGTCTCCTGATATGCCTTGAGTTTTGCCCCGGTTTCGCCCTTGAGCATCCGGGTGACAACGGATTGGATCTTCTCCGTAGTCAGGCCGGCGACTCCGTTCTCGAGCCCGGGATCTGATACTATTCTGTCAGCTATGCGACTCATTGTTCGTACCTCGCGTTAGTGAATGTTGTGGCCTACCAGTCCCTGGCGTTGCGAACGCCACCGAACTCGGAACCCATGTACGCCCTGGTGAAGAGGACGAACAAAGCATGGCTCAGGCGCGTGAACGGGATCAGCGCGAGCAGGATTTCGCCTGCAAGGATGTGCAGGATCGTCATCAGGAGCACCGGACCAACCTGGTGGTAGGCCAGTACGCCAGTGATGAACGGAGCAGCCACGAGGATGAGTGCGAACCAGTCCTTGGTCTTGGTAACGCCCTTGACGTGGGGCAGAGCCAGACGGCGGTAGGCGAAAACCAGACAGCCAGCGATGACGATGAAGCTGATGATGTCGCCGACCTGCGTGGGCAGGCTCGGGATTTCGATGCCGAAGGCGGTATCCCAGAGAACCACATGTGCGCCCAGGAACACGGCGACCAGCAGGAAGCCGATGTGGAAGGCAAAGGTGGCCACGGTCATGAGCGGATCAGACTTCCAGCCCTGAGTGTTAAACGGGATCATCCAGTTGAAGATGGAGCGCAGGCCAAAAGGCAGGCTCATGTACGCGAGGGAGGAACCGTCCTTGGCCTTTGCCAGAGAATACATGGTCACCAGTCGGTAGATGGAACCGATGATGAAGATACCCCAGGCAACCCAGGCCAAAGGACCGCTGACGAGATTATACAATTCGATCATAGCGTCTCCCTCCGCCTAGAATTGGGCCACATCCGCCACGATGCGGACATAGCTGTTGTTTTCGAGGGCACGGATAAGGATCTTGGTGCCGTCTTCGCTGAAGATCGGGGACCAGCAGCGATCGAAGTCGCGGCTGAATTCCTTGCCGTTGACCAGAATCTTGTAGCGACCACCCTGCTCGACCATGGCTGCGACGTTCTTGCTGTCTGCGGAGAACGTAGCTGGCCACGCCATGTCGTAGATGCCGGACCAGGGAGTACCGTCAACCACGATACGGAAATCGGCGTTGGCCTTGTTGGCGAGGACTGCTGCGCGGTTGCCGTCGGGGCTGACCACGAGGTCGGTGACGACAGGCCAGGTTTCACCCCAGGGAGCGTCGTTACAACAGGCGGTGAACTGCCCGTAGCTGGTGGCAACGATGGCCCACAACTTTTCGCCGTCTTGAGAGTAGGTCAGATTCAGACACTGCAGATAACGGGGCTTCCATGCCATTGCGCCGTCGCGTGCCACGCCCCACTTGCCCGCAACACGGACCGGAGCGACCACGTACTGGCCGCTGGGATGGAAGACTGGTTCCCATACCTGGTTGAAGATTTCGTTCCACGGCTGGTCGTCTACGGCGATGGTGTAGTCGTGTACTGCGGTGCGGACCTGTGCGGCCACGCGAAGCCCGGTCTTGTCGAAAGTCGGAGCCCATACGTTGAGGTACTTGCCCGGCCAACGCTTACCATCGACGACGACCGTGTAGACGCCCTTCTTGAACCCTTCGATGTCAGCCTGTCCGAGAGACTCGACCTGCGCCACGCCAACGGAGTGCTTACCGTCAGGAGTGATCGCATACTGGTTGACATTTTCGAAGAGCTCTTCCCACGGCTCGCCGTTGATGGCTACGCCGTACTGCTCCATGCCCTTGTGCATGTTAGCTATGACGGAGCCGTCTTCACTGAACTTGGTATCCCAGACGTAATCGGTTGTTTCGCCAACCATTTCGCCTTCCACGGCCATACCCCACTCCATGTCCTGCTGACACAGTGCGGTAAGTCTGCCGTCGGGAGAAAATCGCGGATACCAGATTTTTTCGAAGGTATTTTCCCAAACGCCATCATTAACGCGGATGGAAAATTCACCTTCGTCTACCTGGACGATAGCGGCCAGCTTTTCACCGTCGTCAGAGACGTACGGCTCTTCCTGCCAGCCATGCCCTTGCATTGGGGAAAGAGACTCGACGACCGTCTTTTGGCCGACCTCCCAATCCCAGTTGGATTTACCCATAACACCCCCTTGGGTTGCGTGTTCGCCGAAATGACGAACCGTTCTTCAACGAGGGGTCGGGAATCGTATCGTGCGGAGAGACTATCCTCTGCGACCGGGCATGATCATCGAGTCCATGCGGTCTTCTAGATAAGCGGAGAGAACGCTTTCAATCGGACCTTTAACCCAGGGGATGACCTGTATGCCCATGGCTTCAAACCCGTCTTTAACGGCCTTTCCCAGGCCGCCGCAGATGACGATTTCGACACCCATGGCCTTGAGGTAGCTCGGAAGGGCGGCGGCGCCTGCCACCGGCATGGCCGTCATGCCGCTGCGGACCACATCCCTTTCTTCGAGCGTGTACAACCTCAATTCCGTTGCTGTTTCCAGCAGGGTCGCCACCCGGTTTTGATAGCCAGCAATACAGATATCCATAATTCCTGAGTTTGCTTCCTAGGCCGATTCAATTTCACGGACAGGCGACACACTTGTATACGCACAGTCCGTTCCAAACATTTGTTTATCCATTTATTACGACAAGTTGTCGCAATTTCATACCGCTAAAATTCGTTATTTTCGACGCATTTTGCTGCACTTTGTGCACCTCAATTGCATTATTTTGCTGCACTTCGCTGCAATATGCGCCGAACCGTATCACGTGAAATACCAAGCTCACGCGCCGCCGCGCTTTTATTGCCATTATGACGTTCCAAAGCCATGAGCACAGCCTGATGTTTGTGCCCTGCCATGCCGGATTTGAGCTTGATGGCGCCCGGACCACATTCCGGCTCAGACTCATCCTTACCGGGCTGCAAATGGCTCGGCAGGTGGCTGGTCTCGATCATTTCCCCTGCGCAAAGGATGAAGGCGTATTCAATAATATTCTCTAACTCGCGCACATTACCGGGATAATCATAACTCAAGAGGATACGGTTCACGTTCTCGGAAACCGTACGCACGGATTTCCCCTTGAGATTATTCTGCATCCGTATGAAATGATTGATAAGAAGCGGGACATCTTCGGTACGCTCGCGCAAGGGAGGGATGTCCATACGGACAACATTCAGCCGGAAATAAAGGTCCTGCCGGAATTCGCCCTTATGGACCATTTCCTCAAGATCGCGGTTGGTAGCGGCAACAAAGCGAACATCGGCATGCTGCGGCTCTACGCCGCCCAAAGGCTCGTACACTTTCTCCTGCAACACACGCAGAAGCTTGACCTGAAGCGGCAAAGGCATATCACCCACTTCATCCAGGAAGAGAGTACCGCCCTGCGCCAGTTCAATTCGGCCCGGCTTGTCTTTTTTGGCATCAGTAAAGGCTCCGGCCTTATAACCAAAGAGCTCTGATTCCAGCAGATTTCCGGGGAGTGCGCCGCAGTTCACCGCGATAAACGGTTCGTCTTTGCGCAAAGAAAGATTGTGGATGGCGCGGGCGAACAATTCCTTACCCGTACCGGACTCGCCGAGCAGCAGAACAGTGGAGGTGGACTGGGCAATGGGAGGCAGGATCTGGAGGGTCTTGATCATGTGCGGATTATTGGTCCGGATGTCCTCCACCGAATATCGTTCTTCCACTTTCTGCATAAGCTGGTGAATTGACGACAGATCACGAAAGCTCTCCACCCCGCCGACAATCTTGCCGCTCTTGTCACGCAGCGGTGACGAACTAATCCCGATGGGGACCTTTTCACCGTCTGCCCGCAGGACAAATCCGGACTTGCCCACCACAGCCTGCTCCTCTTTCAGGCATGGCTGCATGGGGCATCCACCATCGCATACGTTAGAAGCCAACACTTCCCAGCACTTTTGGCCTACCGCCTCGCCTGACGGCACACCAGTAATCTCAGCCGCAGCCTGATTGAAGAACGTAATGTTCCAATCCAGGTCAACGGTAAAGATACCTTCCGGCACAGAATCAAGCACTGATTCGAGCGGTATGTCCTGAGGAAGTCCGGTCGGGGTCACGCAGTGTATCTCCAGAAGAGGTTTAACCCACAAACAACGATGATCGTGAGTCTTTTATACCAAAGTGCAGCAAAATACGCCACCCCTGGTTTACACCATAATTATGCCCCGCAAAACATAACGCCGAACAATAATCATTTTAAACCAATTATTTCGCTATTCCCCTCTTCAAAGTGTAGTAATTATAACAAATAATTAACCATAATTATTGATTATTTTTGTCAAGCCCTTTCCCGTTATTTTCCGAACAATCGTCTTGCTAGTGGCCATATAGTGACTACTCTATTAATAGGAAGAATATACCAGTTTATAGCCTGGGGGAGGTGGCATCATGGCTGATACCACGATACAAGGCGAACAGATTGGAAGCGTTATTTCCATGACTGGTTCGGTATGGGCCGTAAATGGCGCAGATCAGCGCCTGCTGACGGAAGGCTCGCCTGTTTTTGAAGGCGAAGAAATCATCACAGAATCCGACAGTAACGTCGAAATCAAGTTCTCCGACGACACTGTCCTTGGTCAGGGTGAGGATTCAGCCGTCCGACTGGACGACTACGTCTTTACCGAAGAGGACAACCAGCTTGACTTCCACATGGTCAAGGGAGTCATGCGTGTCGTTTCCGGTGAAATTGTCAAGGCGAATCCTGAAGGGTTTAACCTGAGCACGCCGTTGGCTACCATTGGTATCCGCGGCACCGAGGTCATGATTCAGGTTGACCAGGGCCGTGAATTCATCGGTGTCGACCAGCTCGGCGAAGGTCACACCGTACTCATTGGCAACGCCTTCAACCAGATCGTCATCGACAAGGCCGGCATGTTCTCCGGTGTCGACTTCGACGGAAGTCTGATCGCACCCGACGAAATGCCCTCCAACTTCATCCAGTCCATCGTTCAGGCAGCTCCGCTGACCATCCTGGGCGACTCTCCCCGTGAGCCCGGCACCCCGCAGGATGTCATTCCCCCTGACTTCTACGAAACTATCGACAACCAGACTGGCGAATACCAGCCCGGCGTTGGAATGGAGTACGCCGAGGAGGACAGTGACGAAGAAGAGTTCGACGAGGAGGAATTCGAACTCAGCGAAGAAGAAATCGAAGCCCTCCTCGAACTGGAAACCGCAGCCGGCCCGGGCGTTGGTCCCGGTGCAGGCACTGGCGAAGCCGAAGAGTTCGATCCTGTTGTTAGCGTGACCTACGATCCGTACGGCAATGAAACCGACTCCAACGAAGGAGAAGGCGTACAATTCGGCGCACAGAACGATCAGTCCGAGGACACCCCCACTGGCGATGACGCCCCCGTCGACGACACGGCAACTCCCCCTGCCGAGCCTGTCGTTGTTGAGCAGAGCGAAGCTGGCGAGAATCAACCGGTAACCATCAACGTCCTCGCTGACGAACCCGACGGGACAACTCTTGTCGAGGCCGAAATGGTCGAGGCGGAAATCGTCGAAACCGATGAGCCTCATGATGGTAATCTTGAGTTCGAAACCGAAGGCAACATCACTTACACCCCGACTCCTGGAGAGGAAGGAACCGTCGTGATCGAATACACGATCGAAGACGAGACCGGCGAAACCGCCACTTCTCAGGTGTCCCTTACTCTGGCACCCGACTCCGAGCCGGTGCTCGAAACGACTGACGCCACTGGCGTCGAAGCTGCAGGCGTAATGACTGCAAGCGGCACCATTACTGCTGACTTTGGCGCAGACAGCGAAGGCAGTACTGTCGAACTGTCCGCTGAAGGCGCACACTGGGACAGCTACTACAATATCCTCGTCTCCTCTGACGGCAGTTGGGACATCGAGCTCACTGACGACGGCTACCTGTTCACTCAGAACTCGCCCATGGTCGAGGCAGTGAATACGGCGGCAGGCGAAGAGTTCACCGTTAACGTCACCGCTACAGCGACTGACAGCGACGGCGACGTGGCTACCGGCGATTTCTCCATTGCCCTGACCGACAGCGGGCCGATCGCGAGCGACATCACCCTGACTGAAGTGCTTGAAGACACCTCTGTCACCTACAATGTCTTTGACAGTGGCGATGCCGACACCGGCCTGTTCGGTGGCGAACTGACCGACGCGAACCTTGCCGAAGATAGCGAAATTGAAGGCGAGGTCGGCTTTGACAGCGATGGCAACATCACCTTTACCCCGGCAGCTGATGCGAGCGGAACCGCAACCATTGACTACACCGTTACCGACAGTGACGGCGACACCGCCACTGCGCAGGTGACCATTGATGTCGAACCCGTCAACGATACCCCCGAAGCAGACGACCAGTCCTTCACCTTCACAGAGGACACCTCCTTCACCATCACCGAAGACACGCTCCTTGAAGGCGCACGCGACGTGGATGTCGACGCCCTTAGCGTCACATCCGTAGTCGGAACAAACCTCCCCGGCGAGCTTGTGGACAATGAAGACGGCACATGGACCTTCACTCCTGAAGATAACTGGAACGGCGATCTCAGTCTGGCCTACACCGTCTCTGACGGCACGGCCGAGACCGTCGCGGCCATCAACCTGACCGTCAGCGACGACATGACCGACCTGGTCAGCACAAGCACTGAAGACGTCGTAGAAACCACTGTCACTACTGACAGCGCAGTCACCGACGTGGACACCACCGTTGCCAGCGACACCGTCCGTGACGCTGAGACCGGCGACTTTGTCACGACCACTACGACCACTACGGACACCGAGACCACCACGACCGAAACCACCACAACCGATACCACCCCGA of the Pseudodesulfovibrio sp. zrk46 genome contains:
- a CDS encoding sigma 54-interacting transcriptional regulator — translated: MTPTGLPQDIPLESVLDSVPEGIFTVDLDWNITFFNQAAAEITGVPSGEAVGQKCWEVLASNVCDGGCPMQPCLKEEQAVVGKSGFVLRADGEKVPIGISSSPLRDKSGKIVGGVESFRDLSSIHQLMQKVEERYSVEDIRTNNPHMIKTLQILPPIAQSTSTVLLLGESGTGKELFARAIHNLSLRKDEPFIAVNCGALPGNLLESELFGYKAGAFTDAKKDKPGRIELAQGGTLFLDEVGDMPLPLQVKLLRVLQEKVYEPLGGVEPQHADVRFVAATNRDLEEMVHKGEFRQDLYFRLNVVRMDIPPLRERTEDVPLLINHFIRMQNNLKGKSVRTVSENVNRILLSYDYPGNVRELENIIEYAFILCAGEMIETSHLPSHLQPGKDESEPECGPGAIKLKSGMAGHKHQAVLMALERHNGNKSAAARELGISRDTVRRILQRSAAK
- the tmcD gene encoding electron transfer complex subunit TmcD, producing MGKSNWDWEVGQKTVVESLSPMQGHGWQEEPYVSDDGEKLAAIVQVDEGEFSIRVNDGVWENTFEKIWYPRFSPDGRLTALCQQDMEWGMAVEGEMVGETTDYVWDTKFSEDGSVIANMHKGMEQYGVAINGEPWEELFENVNQYAITPDGKHSVGVAQVESLGQADIEGFKKGVYTVVVDGKRWPGKYLNVWAPTFDKTGLRVAAQVRTAVHDYTIAVDDQPWNEIFNQVWEPVFHPSGQYVVAPVRVAGKWGVARDGAMAWKPRYLQCLNLTYSQDGEKLWAIVATSYGQFTACCNDAPWGETWPVVTDLVVSPDGNRAAVLANKANADFRIVVDGTPWSGIYDMAWPATFSADSKNVAAMVEQGGRYKILVNGKEFSRDFDRCWSPIFSEDGTKILIRALENNSYVRIVADVAQF
- the tmcB gene encoding electron transfer complex ferredoxin TmcB yields the protein MSRIADRIVSDPGLENGVAGLTTEKIQSVVTRMLKGETGAKLKAYQETCMRCGLCSQACHFYLSHDNDPSYSPVNKATETMYELMDKKGKVEPQRIYEMAQMAFTECNLCKRCAHYCPIGVDTGYIMSMVRRICYLLDVVPQYIRDTSHSHASTMNQMWVKDDEWIDSLQWQEDEARDEFPGLRIPLDKEGADVYYSVIAPEPKFRTQLIYQAAAIMHHAGVDYTMPSHAGWDNSDMCMFIGDYENMGRLKRAHFESAQKLRVKRIVMGECGHAFRSVYDMGNRWLGYKDWPVPVIHAVEFYWELIQQGKLKITHKFEKPVTIQDPCNIIRGKGLMDKLRDVVHFLCEEVIEMTPNREHNYCCCAGGGIINCGPPFKATRMEGNRVKAEQLAATGVKDIIIPCHNCHGGLEDIIGHYDLGMHGKFIGDIIYELMEKPEM
- a CDS encoding NifB/NifX family molybdenum-iron cluster-binding protein — translated: MDICIAGYQNRVATLLETATELRLYTLEERDVVRSGMTAMPVAGAAALPSYLKAMGVEIVICGGLGKAVKDGFEAMGIQVIPWVKGPIESVLSAYLEDRMDSMIMPGRRG
- the tmcC gene encoding TmcC family electron transfer complex membrane anchor subunit gives rise to the protein MIELYNLVSGPLAWVAWGIFIIGSIYRLVTMYSLAKAKDGSSLAYMSLPFGLRSIFNWMIPFNTQGWKSDPLMTVATFAFHIGFLLVAVFLGAHVVLWDTAFGIEIPSLPTQVGDIISFIVIAGCLVFAYRRLALPHVKGVTKTKDWFALILVAAPFITGVLAYHQVGPVLLMTILHILAGEILLALIPFTRLSHALFVLFTRAYMGSEFGGVRNARDW